The Streptomyces albofaciens JCM 4342 genome has a segment encoding these proteins:
- a CDS encoding oxygenase MpaB family protein, whose product MTTETTETTVRYTDTTLDELRGQGDPLADATVAAMFERGEVRDFNTLMRFFTTAGNKLPQGLPPSVASYLEATGMPPKWVDWDIMERARLFFMDNAAHINTGLSFAAMPATYAVPRVAKLLASTHSMDYPSRRMANTGQFVTYLMRTNAFEEGSKFIPAAQKVRLLHAAVRRHLTTSGRWDTERDGTPLCQEDMIGGQICFSILVLDAMHRLGIHMSEEGAEAYYYAWRVVGAMLGCDTAAAPKNLTEARAYADTYLTRNLGPSEDGVRLNDQLMRMYEDVVPGTLFDPIVPATIRFLVGPTIADWLRIPRSPWDTAAKAVPVLLGVLETIEDSSPLGEWALDKAGSLLTAFELGSLTRGRVMQYAIPEELKTDFGVRSQQRRNQRWVPPAPTVVGVD is encoded by the coding sequence GTGACCACCGAGACCACCGAGACCACCGTGCGGTACACCGACACCACACTGGACGAACTGCGCGGGCAAGGCGATCCGCTCGCCGACGCAACCGTCGCGGCCATGTTCGAGCGCGGAGAGGTACGCGACTTCAACACCCTCATGCGCTTCTTCACCACCGCCGGCAACAAGCTGCCGCAAGGGCTGCCGCCCTCGGTGGCCTCCTACCTGGAAGCGACCGGCATGCCGCCCAAGTGGGTGGACTGGGACATCATGGAGCGCGCGCGGCTGTTCTTCATGGACAACGCCGCGCACATCAACACGGGGCTCTCCTTCGCGGCCATGCCCGCCACCTACGCCGTACCGCGCGTCGCGAAACTGCTCGCCTCGACGCACTCCATGGACTACCCCTCGCGCCGGATGGCGAACACGGGCCAGTTCGTCACGTACCTGATGCGCACCAACGCCTTCGAGGAAGGCAGCAAGTTCATCCCGGCCGCCCAGAAGGTCCGCCTGCTGCACGCCGCGGTGCGCCGCCACCTGACCACATCGGGCCGCTGGGACACGGAGCGCGACGGCACACCGCTGTGCCAGGAAGACATGATCGGCGGGCAGATCTGCTTCTCGATCCTGGTACTGGACGCGATGCACCGCCTCGGCATCCACATGAGCGAGGAAGGAGCGGAGGCGTACTACTACGCCTGGCGTGTCGTCGGGGCGATGCTGGGCTGCGACACGGCGGCCGCCCCGAAGAACCTCACTGAGGCTCGCGCGTACGCCGACACCTACCTCACCCGCAACCTGGGGCCGTCCGAGGACGGGGTGCGGCTGAACGACCAGCTGATGCGGATGTACGAGGACGTCGTCCCCGGCACCCTCTTCGACCCGATCGTGCCGGCCACCATCCGCTTCCTGGTGGGCCCGACCATCGCCGACTGGCTCCGGATCCCCCGCAGCCCCTGGGACACGGCGGCCAAGGCCGTACCCGTCCTCCTCGGCGTACTGGAGACCATCGAGGACAGCAGCCCGCTGGGCGAGTGGGCCCTCGACAAGGCGGGCAGCCTCCTCACCGCCTTCGAGCTGGGCTCCCTCACCCGCGGCCGGGTCATGCAGTACGCGATCCCGGAGGAACTGAAGACGGACTTCGGGGTGCGCTCGCAGCAGCGCCGCAACCAGCGCTGGGTGCCGCCTGCTCCGACGGTGGTGGGGGTGGACTGA
- a CDS encoding class I SAM-dependent methyltransferase, with translation MGVQQYDEIGEAFEGFKSLPLALYAEVPGFLAMVGDVRGKSVLDLACGTGFYSREFKRRGATDVLGIDISGEMVAAARKAEERDPLGVRYEVGDVGELRPLGQRFDIATAVQLLNYAADIAAMERMCRNVRRSLAPGAEFFVLAQTPDYRFDGPSPRKYGFHTELTGEEAEAGPRVRTTALLDPPISFVSTCPRREVYETCLRAAGFADVTWVPLEVSDAGVRAFGADYWADFLANRPLEMLRCRAA, from the coding sequence GTGGGCGTGCAGCAGTACGACGAGATCGGTGAGGCGTTCGAGGGCTTCAAGTCCCTGCCGCTGGCGCTCTACGCGGAGGTGCCCGGCTTCCTGGCCATGGTCGGAGACGTACGCGGCAAGTCGGTCCTCGACCTGGCCTGCGGCACCGGCTTCTACAGCAGGGAGTTCAAGCGGCGCGGCGCCACGGACGTGCTGGGCATCGACATCTCGGGGGAGATGGTCGCCGCGGCCCGGAAAGCGGAGGAGCGCGATCCGCTGGGGGTGCGCTACGAGGTGGGCGATGTCGGCGAACTGCGGCCCCTGGGGCAGCGCTTCGACATCGCCACGGCGGTCCAGCTGCTCAACTACGCTGCGGACATCGCCGCCATGGAGCGGATGTGCCGCAACGTGCGCCGCAGCCTGGCGCCCGGCGCCGAGTTCTTCGTCCTCGCCCAGACGCCCGACTACCGCTTCGACGGGCCGTCCCCGCGCAAGTACGGCTTCCACACCGAACTGACCGGCGAGGAGGCCGAGGCCGGGCCGCGCGTGCGGACCACCGCGCTGCTCGACCCGCCGATCTCCTTCGTCAGCACCTGCCCGCGCCGCGAGGTCTACGAGACGTGCCTGCGGGCGGCCGGATTCGCCGACGTGACGTGGGTCCCGCTTGAGGTGTCCGACGCCGGCGTACGCGCATTCGGCGCCGACTACTGGGCCGACTTCCTCGCCAACCGCCCCCTGGAGATGCTGCGCTGCCGCGCCGCCTGA
- a CDS encoding dienelactone hydrolase family protein has translation MPTKTLRIPTADGQADAFAAYPDGGGRHPGVLLYMDAFGLRPELENKARELAGHGYYVLVPNLYYRHGPAPVVELPEHIDEENRSAVFARLMPLVEALTTDQVLRDADAYLGFLTAQPEVAAGPVATIGYCLGAALAMRAATAHPGQVAAVAGFHPGFLVTDAPDSPHRLVHRLTAQVHLGLAEGDLTPEALSELNQALDAAGVEYTTEVYPDSVHGFTMSDTSAFSPSALQRHWDRLLPLLDRTLTAGGR, from the coding sequence TTGCCCACCAAGACGCTGCGGATTCCCACCGCCGACGGCCAGGCCGACGCTTTCGCCGCCTATCCCGACGGCGGCGGGCGGCACCCGGGGGTGCTGCTGTACATGGACGCCTTCGGCCTGCGGCCCGAGCTGGAGAACAAGGCCCGCGAACTGGCCGGGCACGGGTACTACGTACTCGTCCCCAACCTCTACTACCGGCACGGCCCGGCCCCGGTGGTCGAACTTCCCGAGCACATCGACGAAGAGAACCGGTCCGCGGTCTTCGCCCGGCTGATGCCGCTGGTCGAGGCGCTGACCACCGACCAGGTCCTGCGCGACGCCGACGCCTACCTCGGCTTCCTCACCGCCCAGCCCGAGGTCGCCGCCGGGCCCGTCGCCACGATCGGCTACTGCCTGGGCGCCGCCCTGGCGATGCGCGCCGCGACGGCCCACCCCGGCCAGGTGGCCGCCGTCGCCGGATTCCATCCCGGTTTCCTGGTCACCGACGCGCCCGACAGCCCGCACCGGCTCGTCCACCGGCTCACGGCCCAAGTCCACCTCGGCCTCGCCGAGGGCGATCTGACGCCCGAGGCCCTGAGCGAACTCAACCAGGCCCTGGACGCCGCGGGTGTCGAGTACACGACGGAGGTCTACCCGGACTCCGTCCACGGCTTCACCATGAGCGACACCTCCGCCTTCAGCCCCTCCGCCCTGCAACGCCACTGGGACCGCCTGCTTCCCCTGCTCGACCGCACGCTGACCGCCGGCGGTCGATAG
- the ccrA gene encoding crotonyl-CoA carboxylase/reductase, translating into MKEILTAIQAPDTTAADFAALPLPESYRAITVHKDETDMFEGLAGCDKDPRKSLHLDEVAVPELGPGEALVAVMASSVNYNSVWTSIFEPLPTFGFLERYGRRSELAKRHDLPYHVIGSDLSGVVLRTGPGVTAWKPGDEVVAHCLSVELESADGHGDTMLDPEQRIWGFETNFGGLAELALVKSNQLMPKPGHLTWEEAAASGLVNSTAYRQLVSRNGAGMKVGDNVLIWGASGGLGSYATQLVLAGGGTPVCVVSNEQKAEICRSMGAEAVIDRNAEGYAFWKDEQTQDPREWKRFGKRIRELTGGEDVDIVFEHPGRDTFGASVFVTRKGGTIVTCASTSGYQHQYDNRYLWMSLKRIVGSHFANYREAWEANRLIAKGKIHPTLSRTYHLRETGQAAYDVHRNLHQGKVGILALAPEEGLGVRDAEFRARHVDAINRFRGTVED; encoded by the coding sequence GTGAAGGAAATACTGACCGCAATTCAGGCACCGGACACCACGGCTGCCGACTTCGCGGCGCTGCCGCTGCCCGAGTCGTACCGCGCGATCACCGTCCACAAGGACGAGACCGACATGTTCGAGGGGCTCGCGGGGTGCGACAAGGACCCCCGCAAGTCGCTGCACCTCGACGAGGTGGCCGTGCCCGAACTCGGCCCGGGCGAGGCTCTGGTGGCCGTCATGGCCTCCTCGGTCAACTACAACAGCGTCTGGACCTCGATCTTCGAGCCGCTGCCGACGTTCGGTTTCCTGGAGCGGTACGGCCGGCGCAGCGAACTCGCCAAGCGGCACGACCTGCCGTACCACGTCATCGGCTCCGACCTCTCGGGCGTCGTCCTGCGCACCGGCCCCGGCGTCACCGCCTGGAAGCCCGGTGACGAGGTCGTCGCGCACTGCCTGTCCGTGGAGCTGGAGAGCGCGGACGGTCACGGCGACACGATGCTCGACCCCGAGCAGCGCATCTGGGGATTCGAGACCAATTTCGGCGGTCTCGCCGAACTCGCGCTCGTGAAGTCCAATCAGCTGATGCCCAAGCCCGGACATCTCACCTGGGAGGAGGCGGCCGCCTCCGGACTGGTGAATTCCACCGCGTACCGCCAGCTCGTGTCCCGCAACGGCGCGGGCATGAAGGTCGGTGACAATGTGCTGATCTGGGGCGCGAGCGGTGGGCTCGGTTCGTATGCGACGCAGTTGGTGCTGGCCGGTGGCGGCACCCCCGTCTGCGTGGTGTCCAACGAGCAGAAGGCGGAGATCTGCCGTTCCATGGGCGCGGAGGCGGTCATCGACCGTAACGCCGAGGGGTACGCATTCTGGAAGGACGAGCAGACGCAGGACCCGCGCGAGTGGAAGCGGTTCGGCAAGCGCATTCGCGAACTGACCGGCGGCGAGGACGTGGACATCGTTTTCGAGCACCCGGGCCGCGACACGTTCGGGGCCAGCGTGTTCGTCACGCGCAAGGGCGGCACCATCGTCACCTGCGCCTCCACCTCGGGCTACCAGCACCAGTACGACAACCGCTATCTGTGGATGTCGCTCAAGCGCATCGTGGGCTCGCACTTCGCCAACTACCGCGAGGCGTGGGAGGCCAACCGCCTGATCGCCAAGGGGAAGATCCACCCGACGCTGTCCCGGACCTATCACCTGAGGGAGACCGGGCAGGCGGCGTACGACGTGCACCGCAATCTCCACCAGGGCAAGGTCGGCATTCTGGCGCTCGCGCCCGAAGAGGGCCTCGGCGTACGGGACGCGGAGTTCCGGGCGCGGCACGTCGACGCCATCAACCGCTTCCGCGGGACGGTGGAGGACTGA
- a CDS encoding NAD(P)H-dependent flavin oxidoreductase: MEALSNRFTERFAVPYPFACAGMAFAGGTAELAVAVTAAGGIGAVGAALMHPDHLRQLIHEIRAGVGEAPFNVNLVTYFDNAEHVRVCAEERVPIVSYHWGHPPAGQIERLRAAGVSVWEQVGSAEAAGRAVADGVEVVVAQGWEAGGHNYGGLPTMVGVPAVVDAVGERALVLAAGGITDGRQVAAALCLGADGVWVGTRLLASPQARVHPEHHRRLVASRGEDTVRTAVFGPEWPDFNPMRVQRDRVVSEWHDRPDQVPADRHALEEIGVTVFQGERMVLRKFNVFPPVPETEGDWEEMPWLMGQGVGLVHTVRPAGDIVREMMDGAERVLGRFRAEGAP; this comes from the coding sequence ATGGAGGCGCTGTCCAACAGGTTCACCGAAAGGTTCGCCGTTCCCTACCCGTTCGCCTGCGCCGGTATGGCCTTCGCGGGCGGGACCGCCGAGCTGGCGGTCGCCGTCACCGCCGCGGGCGGCATCGGCGCGGTGGGGGCCGCGCTCATGCACCCGGACCACCTGCGGCAGCTCATCCACGAGATCCGCGCGGGCGTGGGGGAAGCACCGTTCAACGTCAATCTGGTCACGTACTTCGACAACGCCGAGCACGTCCGCGTCTGCGCCGAGGAGCGGGTGCCGATCGTCTCGTACCACTGGGGGCATCCGCCGGCCGGGCAGATCGAGCGGCTGCGGGCGGCCGGGGTGTCGGTGTGGGAACAGGTCGGCTCCGCTGAGGCGGCCGGGCGCGCCGTGGCGGACGGGGTGGAGGTCGTCGTCGCCCAGGGCTGGGAGGCGGGCGGGCACAACTACGGCGGCCTGCCCACCATGGTCGGTGTGCCCGCCGTCGTGGACGCCGTGGGGGAGCGGGCGTTGGTCCTGGCCGCGGGCGGCATCACCGACGGGCGCCAGGTGGCGGCGGCCCTGTGCCTGGGCGCCGACGGCGTATGGGTGGGCACCCGGCTGCTCGCCTCGCCGCAGGCGCGGGTGCACCCCGAACATCACCGCCGCCTGGTCGCCTCCCGGGGCGAGGACACGGTCCGTACGGCGGTGTTCGGCCCGGAATGGCCGGACTTCAACCCGATGCGGGTGCAGCGCGACCGTGTGGTGTCCGAGTGGCACGACCGGCCGGACCAGGTGCCGGCCGACCGCCACGCCCTGGAGGAGATCGGCGTCACGGTCTTCCAGGGCGAACGGATGGTGCTGCGCAAGTTCAACGTGTTCCCGCCGGTGCCGGAGACGGAGGGCGACTGGGAGGAGATGCCCTGGCTGATGGGGCAGGGCGTCGGCCTCGTCCACACCGTGCGCCCCGCCGGGGACATCGTCCGGGAGATGATGGACGGGGCCGAGCGGGTCCTGGGCCGGTTCCGGGCCGAAGGCGCGCCATGA
- a CDS encoding MarR family winged helix-turn-helix transcriptional regulator: MVRAEAADMSDDGAPRTPDRLRRRASRLLSQLTVRSDRLIAEGLAEADARKWHYAVLAALLEHGPGSQAELSRRTGIYCSDMVGVLGELTERGLVERGPDPGDRRRNIITISARGRRRLHRLDKVLDDLHDLLLAPLSPAERDQFVQLLTRLLDHHTRS, from the coding sequence ATGGTCAGAGCCGAAGCAGCGGACATGTCCGACGACGGCGCGCCCCGGACGCCCGACAGGCTGCGCCGGCGCGCGAGCCGGCTGCTGTCGCAGCTCACCGTGCGGTCGGACCGGCTGATCGCCGAAGGGCTGGCCGAGGCCGACGCCCGCAAGTGGCACTACGCGGTTCTCGCCGCGCTGCTCGAACACGGGCCGGGCAGCCAGGCGGAGCTGAGCCGGCGCACCGGCATCTACTGCAGCGACATGGTCGGCGTGCTCGGTGAACTGACGGAGCGTGGCCTCGTCGAGCGGGGACCCGACCCCGGGGACCGGCGCCGCAACATCATCACGATCTCCGCCCGCGGCCGCCGCCGGCTCCACCGCCTCGACAAGGTCCTCGACGACCTCCACGACCTGCTGCTCGCCCCGCTGAGTCCCGCCGAACGCGACCAGTTCGTCCAGTTGCTCACCCGGTTGCTGGACCACCACACCCGCAGCTGA
- a CDS encoding polyprenyl synthetase family protein yields the protein MSDTGELKKRIDTCLRRLVDEEEAELLRVSGELAPLCRQLRASLTRGKRLRAAFLYWGWRAAGQPDCEGVVKAAAAMELVHAAACTHDDIIDDSRLRHGAPTAHAAFAESGAGTWGGTSGVPHETRRERSAALAMMLGDLLMGYAGQVFATCGLPGAYVARTVPLWSSLLRETIAGEFLEVLRTGGVVPKVAESLEVARYKTAKYTVERPLHMGATLGGASPKVLAAFTAYGMPLGEAFQLRDDLLGVFGDPAETGKSNLDDLRDKKPTALLAVTASLLSADEGRQLREALGKPALDEADAARVRQWMERSGARRRIEDMIQERIAGARAALDSVALPPEVRTALGTLADSATNRSL from the coding sequence ATGAGTGACACGGGGGAGCTCAAGAAGAGAATCGATACGTGCCTGCGCCGGCTGGTCGACGAGGAGGAAGCCGAACTGCTCCGCGTCTCCGGTGAACTGGCGCCGCTGTGCCGCCAGTTGCGTGCCTCGCTGACGCGCGGCAAGCGGTTGCGCGCCGCCTTCCTGTACTGGGGCTGGCGGGCCGCCGGCCAGCCGGACTGCGAGGGCGTCGTCAAGGCCGCGGCCGCCATGGAACTGGTGCACGCCGCCGCGTGCACCCACGACGACATCATCGACGACAGCCGCCTGCGGCACGGCGCCCCGACGGCCCATGCCGCCTTCGCGGAGAGCGGTGCCGGCACCTGGGGCGGCACGTCCGGAGTGCCCCACGAGACGCGCCGGGAACGCTCCGCCGCGCTGGCCATGATGCTCGGCGACCTGCTGATGGGATACGCCGGACAGGTCTTCGCCACTTGCGGCCTGCCCGGGGCGTATGTGGCGCGGACGGTGCCCCTGTGGTCGTCGCTGCTGCGCGAGACCATCGCGGGCGAATTCCTGGAGGTCCTGCGGACGGGAGGCGTCGTGCCCAAAGTCGCCGAATCACTGGAGGTGGCCCGCTACAAAACGGCCAAGTACACCGTGGAGCGGCCCCTCCACATGGGCGCGACGCTCGGCGGCGCGTCCCCGAAGGTGCTCGCCGCCTTCACCGCGTACGGAATGCCGCTGGGCGAGGCGTTCCAACTCCGCGACGACCTGCTGGGCGTCTTCGGCGACCCGGCCGAGACGGGCAAGTCGAACCTCGACGACCTGCGGGACAAGAAGCCCACCGCGCTGCTGGCGGTGACCGCCTCGCTGCTGTCCGCGGATGAGGGGCGGCAGCTGCGGGAGGCGCTGGGCAAACCCGCGCTGGACGAGGCCGACGCCGCACGCGTACGGCAGTGGATGGAGCGCAGCGGCGCCCGCCGGCGCATCGAGGACATGATCCAGGAGCGGATCGCGGGGGCCCGCGCGGCACTGGACTCCGTGGCGCTGCCCCCGGAGGTCCGCACGGCGCTCGGCACGCTCGCGGACTCGGCGACCAACCGGTCCCTGTGA
- a CDS encoding DeoR/GlpR family DNA-binding transcription regulator, with protein MEAEERRRRIVETAREAGSVDVGKLAADLGVAKETVRRDLRVLEEHGLVRRTHGGAYPVESAGYESTLAFRTTMHPSEKIRIAAAAASMLSDAESVFIDEGYTPQLIAAALPADRPLTVLTASLATAALLAARANVTVVLLGGRVRGATVATADHWAAGMLSEFVVDLAYIGANGISREYGLTTPDPAVSQVKRQAVRVSRRRIFSGVHAKFGAVSLCRFAEPADFEAIVTDTRLPQGEAHRYSLLGPQVVRV; from the coding sequence GTGGAGGCCGAGGAACGCCGGCGCCGCATCGTGGAGACCGCCCGCGAGGCGGGATCGGTGGACGTCGGCAAGCTCGCCGCCGATCTCGGGGTGGCCAAGGAGACCGTACGGCGGGACCTGCGGGTGCTGGAGGAGCACGGACTGGTGCGGCGTACGCACGGAGGCGCCTACCCGGTGGAGAGCGCGGGCTACGAGTCCACCCTGGCGTTCCGGACCACCATGCACCCGTCGGAGAAGATCCGGATCGCGGCCGCCGCGGCGTCGATGCTCAGCGACGCGGAGAGCGTCTTCATCGACGAGGGCTACACCCCGCAGCTCATCGCCGCCGCGCTGCCGGCCGACCGCCCCCTCACCGTGCTCACCGCCTCCCTGGCCACCGCGGCGCTGCTGGCCGCCCGGGCCAACGTCACCGTGGTGCTGCTGGGCGGCCGGGTGCGCGGCGCCACCGTGGCCACGGCCGACCACTGGGCGGCGGGCATGCTGTCCGAGTTCGTCGTCGACCTGGCGTACATCGGCGCCAACGGCATCTCCCGGGAGTACGGCCTGACCACCCCCGACCCGGCGGTGAGCCAGGTCAAACGGCAGGCCGTACGGGTGTCGCGGCGCCGCATCTTCTCCGGGGTGCACGCCAAGTTCGGCGCGGTGAGCCTGTGCCGCTTCGCCGAGCCGGCGGATTTCGAGGCCATCGTCACCGACACCCGGCTGCCACAGGGCGAAGCCCACCGCTACTCGCTGCTGGGCCCGCAGGTTGTGCGCGTGTGA
- a CDS encoding sigma-70 family RNA polymerase sigma factor — translation METPLPPARLTMDSRTVPGRSAQQAEEFLNAFYERHGAVLLGFAARLLDGDRHRAEDILQEVAFRAWQRADALDPTTNALRPWPFTVVRNLVIDGYRARRARPAEVGVAELPVSPVPDGTDRALTRRVVVDALRELTPNHREVLVHVYFMGRSLAQTAELLGVPPGTVKSRVYYAMRALRDGLSSRGLTAA, via the coding sequence GTGGAGACACCGCTGCCGCCGGCCCGGCTCACCATGGATTCCCGTACCGTACCGGGCCGTTCGGCGCAGCAGGCCGAGGAGTTCCTGAATGCCTTCTACGAACGGCACGGGGCGGTCCTGCTGGGCTTCGCGGCCCGGCTGCTGGACGGCGACCGGCACCGTGCGGAGGACATCTTGCAGGAGGTGGCGTTCCGCGCCTGGCAGCGCGCCGATGCCCTCGATCCCACGACGAACGCGCTGCGCCCCTGGCCGTTCACCGTGGTCCGCAACCTGGTCATCGACGGTTACCGCGCGCGCCGGGCCCGGCCCGCCGAGGTCGGCGTCGCGGAGTTGCCCGTCTCGCCCGTGCCCGACGGGACCGACCGCGCCCTGACCCGGCGGGTGGTGGTCGACGCGCTACGGGAGCTGACGCCGAACCACCGCGAGGTGCTGGTGCACGTGTACTTCATGGGCCGCAGCCTCGCGCAGACCGCGGAGTTGCTGGGGGTGCCGCCCGGTACGGTCAAATCGCGGGTGTACTACGCGATGCGCGCGCTGCGCGACGGGCTCAGCAGCCGCGGCCTGACCGCCGCCTGA
- a CDS encoding TetR/AcrR family transcriptional regulator, with protein MTVPPGRRERKKAATRQKIADAALRLFLERGYDAVGIRDVAAEADVAVTTLFAHFAAKEALVFEQDADFEQRLTRAVTDRAPDEPLIPALRSEVLALVRHCTADGAAPIRRMIDTSRALREYEESMRLRHAESLATAIAAAPGPAPTTTAGRTIARFVVDAYFLAREAADPEAAVDEIFRMIEAAWEVARPSPRE; from the coding sequence ATGACCGTGCCGCCCGGACGCCGTGAACGTAAGAAGGCCGCGACCCGCCAGAAGATCGCCGACGCGGCCCTGCGGCTCTTCCTGGAGCGCGGGTACGACGCGGTGGGCATCCGCGATGTGGCCGCCGAGGCCGACGTGGCCGTCACCACGCTCTTCGCCCACTTCGCCGCCAAAGAGGCGCTGGTGTTCGAGCAGGACGCCGACTTCGAGCAGCGCCTCACCCGCGCGGTCACCGACCGGGCGCCCGACGAGCCGCTCATCCCCGCACTGCGCAGCGAGGTCCTGGCCCTGGTGCGGCACTGCACCGCGGACGGCGCCGCCCCGATCCGGCGCATGATCGACACTTCGCGCGCCCTGCGGGAGTACGAGGAGTCGATGCGGCTGCGCCACGCGGAGTCCCTGGCCACGGCCATCGCCGCGGCTCCCGGCCCGGCACCGACCACCACGGCCGGCCGGACGATCGCGCGGTTCGTCGTCGACGCCTATTTCCTGGCCCGCGAGGCGGCCGACCCGGAGGCCGCGGTGGACGAGATCTTCCGGATGATCGAGGCCGCCTGGGAAGTCGCCCGCCCCTCCCCGCGCGAGTGA
- a CDS encoding NADP-dependent oxidoreductase produces the protein MKKISFAEFGGPDVLHLIDAEEPHPGPGRLRIAVRAAGVNPVDWRIREGQVLGAHPTELPSGVGLDAAGVVDEIGDGVEGIEIGDRVFGEGVDTYAEFAVLTAWARMPEGLSFEEAAGYPSVVETALRIIGQAGVRPGQTLLVSGASGGVGSAVLQIARDRGITVIGTAGAANQDYLRSLGALATTYGDGWVERVRQLGRVDAALDLAGSGVIRELVELTGDPRKVVSIADLGAPDLGVRFSGTAGSVPDALNEAVGLISRGKLHIPVEKSYTLADAAAAHIDSKAGHTRGRRVIII, from the coding sequence ATGAAGAAAATCAGCTTCGCCGAGTTCGGCGGTCCCGACGTGCTGCACCTCATCGACGCCGAGGAGCCCCACCCGGGCCCCGGCCGCCTCCGCATCGCCGTACGCGCGGCGGGCGTCAACCCCGTCGACTGGCGGATCCGGGAAGGCCAGGTCCTGGGCGCGCATCCGACCGAGCTGCCCTCCGGAGTCGGGCTGGACGCCGCGGGGGTGGTGGACGAGATCGGTGACGGCGTCGAAGGCATCGAGATCGGCGACCGCGTCTTCGGTGAAGGGGTGGACACCTACGCCGAGTTCGCCGTGCTGACGGCTTGGGCCCGGATGCCCGAAGGCCTGTCGTTCGAGGAGGCGGCCGGGTACCCCTCCGTGGTGGAGACCGCCCTGCGCATCATCGGCCAGGCCGGTGTGCGGCCCGGGCAGACGCTGCTGGTCAGCGGCGCGTCCGGGGGCGTCGGATCGGCGGTGCTGCAAATCGCCCGTGACCGCGGCATCACGGTCATCGGCACGGCCGGGGCCGCCAACCAGGACTATCTGCGCAGCCTGGGCGCCCTCGCCACCACCTACGGCGACGGCTGGGTCGAGCGGGTGCGGCAGCTCGGCCGGGTCGACGCGGCTCTCGATCTGGCCGGCTCGGGCGTCATCCGCGAACTCGTCGAGCTGACCGGGGACCCGCGCAAGGTGGTCTCCATCGCCGATCTCGGCGCGCCGGACCTCGGTGTCCGCTTCTCCGGCACGGCCGGAAGCGTGCCGGACGCACTCAACGAGGCCGTCGGCCTCATCTCGCGGGGCAAGCTCCACATACCGGTCGAGAAGTCGTACACCCTGGCCGACGCCGCGGCCGCCCACATCGACAGCAAGGCCGGCCATACGCGCGGACGCCGCGTCATCATCATCTGA